The following nucleotide sequence is from Deltaproteobacteria bacterium.
AGTAAGCCGGTCGGGCACTTCATTACTCACGCCCGTAATCACCATTCCCCCATAGCTGTGCCCAACAAGAATCACTTTTTGTAGATGCTCGTACTCAAGAACATTCACAATGTCGTGGATATGGGTATTCAAATCGATGTCTGGATTGGCAAGATGGGAACGCTCGCCAAGACCAGTCAATGTTGGCGTCCACACCTCATGCCCAGCAGCGCGTAAAAACGGGGTCACCCGCTGCCAGCACCAGCCACCATGCCATGCTCCATGCACAAGAACATAGGTCGCCATGTGGTCCTCCTCTCTCGGCCCGGACCATAGCAAAGAACTCTGCCTTCTTCCAATCCATCCCATACCCCGTGCTCGGCATTCGTCCTCGCGCATCACCCCTTGCCTTGCGTCGCGGAATACGAAAGAAAGAGAAAAAAGGAGGACGCACATGACCAACCTCGCACGCAAACAAGAAGTAGCCTACACTGTCGAACAACTCGCGGCTGACGTCGAAGCCATTGTCACGCGCGAACGCGATCACGCGAAGATCGTTCCCGCTGTTGAGCCATTACTCACACGGCTCCTTGCCGCACAGACATTGCCAGAGGAATACTGTCGTCCCGCCGAAGGGCGTATTTCGACTGAGCATCAAGATTTCACCGTGTATCGTTTGTACCGTGGCCCGCAAGATTGCTTCAACATCATGGTCGCCATTTGGCCGTCGGGCGGCTCAAGCGGAGTCCACGATCACGCCGGGAAGTGGGTCGTCGAAGGAGTCTATCGCAACCAGCTACACACGATTCGGTACAAACGCCAGGACGACAAGTCAAAAGCCGGGTATGCCGAGCTGCGTGAGAGTATCGCGCTCGACATGCATCCTGGTGATGTCGCCCATGTCCTTTCGCCCAACGAAGAGATTCACGACTTCATCAATCCCACCAAGACACCGACTGTGAGTGTTCACATCTATGGCGGTGACATCAGCCAAGAGACATTGAACTACTTCAACCCGCAAGCCAAAACAGTCGAACGGGTCGCGCACGAGATTCGTTACGATAATGAGTAGGATTGGAGGAGGTGCCACTCCCGAATGAGAAAGCCGCGTTACGAATTCGTCTTCGTAGGCATCGTGTTCTTGCTAGTGGACTCGTACTTTTCGTACGGCATCGTGACATCGTATTTACGACAGTTGCGTGCAAGTCAGACCTACGTGCCGGTTGCAGCAACAGTAGTCGCTTCGGAAATTGTAGAACGAGGGAGCAATCGCACCACCCACGGCACATCTTTTTCACCCCGGATTGTTTATCGTTATACCGTTGAGGGTAAAGAATTCGAAAGTCATCGTTACTTTTTCAGTGGGCAAGGATGGAGTGACCGCGATTCTGCACAAGCGGTCACAGACCAATATCCAGTTGGGCAAAGGGTACAGGCATATATCAATCCGCAGAATCCGCGTGAAGCGGTACTAAACCCAACCGAACCTCGTGCTGGATCACTAGTCGTAGCCGGTGTGTTTCTGTTGATAGCGCTCTTCCCCATCGTGTATGGACTGCGAGGTCGAACGGAGAACTAAGGCGATTTCTTAGAAAAAATATCCCGCAGTCTCTGGTGGCGGGCACAGCCCGCCCTACGTGTCTTTACCGGCTCTGGGTAGGGCAGGCTGTGCCTGCCATTATCGGCAGAACATCGACCTCTCAGGGAGCCTCTTTTTCGGAAATCACCTAAGGCCACGTCGTCAGCAACAAAGAGAACCTGCCAACGCACTGGCGAAGGTCAGTTCTTGAGAGATTAGCACCGAGAGCCCTGCGGCCCTTGTCTCTCTCATGGACCTATTCTATCTCTGAGAATGCATGCATGAAGCTCACCATTTTCTTATCAACCTCGCGCTGGTTCTGTGCACGGCAGCCGTAACCACAGCGCTGTTTCAGCGCCTCCGCCAGCCGGTAGTCTTGGGCTATCTGCTCGCTGGGGCCATCGTCAGCCCGCACACTCCGTTTCCTCTTTTTGCCGACGAAAAAACCGTTCATGCCCTCTCGGAGCTGGGAGTTATCCTCCTCATGTTCTCGCTTGGTCTGGAGTTTAGTCTGGCGAAACTCCTTCGTGTTGGGCCAACCTCCGGCTTGGTTGCCGTCATTGAATGCAGTCTGATGTTGTGGTTCGGCTATCTAACCGGGCAGATGTTTGGGTGGACAGTGATTGAAAGCTTGTATACTGGCGCACTGATCGCCATTTCAAGCACCACCATTCTCGTCAAGGCCTTTGCCGAACAAAAAGTGCGAGGGAAGCTTACCGACATCGTCTTTGGCATCCTCATTGTCGAAGACCTCATCGCCATCCTTTTGCTCGCAATCTTTACGACGATCTCAGGCGGTGCAACCCTCACCGCCGAAAACCTGGCTCTCACAGCCGGTAAACTCGCGGTCTTTCTCATACTAGTCATTGGTGGAGGCCTCCTCATCATTCCTCATCTCATACGTGCCATCGTTCGCCTCGACCGACCAGAAACGACCGTCGTTACCAGTGTTGGTTATGCCTTTGCCTTCGCTCTGATTGCCAACGCAGTGGGGTACTCCGTCGCTTTGGGAGCCTTCCTCGCTGGCGCCTTAGTTGCGGAGTCTGGAGAAGCTCAGGCCGTCGAACATCTGGTGCAGCCCGTTCGTGACATCTTCGCAGCGGTCTTCTTTGTCTCTGTCGGTATGCTCATTAACCCAATTTTGGTTGCCGACCATTGGATCGCAGTCGTCATCCTGATCGCCCTCGTCGTGGTGGGAAAATTGATCGGGGTGGCAATCGGAGTCTTTCTTACGGGTGAGGGCATTCGTACTTCTATTCAGGCTGGCATGAGCCTCGCGCAGATTGGCGAGTTCTCGTTCATCATTGCCGCAGTCGGTCTTTCATCGGGAGCCACTGGTCCATTTCTCTACCCGATCGCGATCACGGTCTCTGCTACTACGGCTCTGCTTACTCCGTGGCTCATTCGTGCCTCCGATCCTCTCGCAACCTACATCGACCGACGGCTCCCAAAGCCGGTGCAGACTTTTGCCGCGCTGTACGGAACGTGGGTCGAGCAACTACTGACACAGCCAAGTGAACCGACCGTCGGGCGTCGCACTCGTCGACTTGCCCGTTTTTTGCTGGTCGATGCGGCATTGCTCGCGACCATCACTATCGTCACTGCAATCTGGGGTGCTCACCTCTCGGCCTTCATTTCAACAAAGCTTGCGATTCCCGACCAGTTTGCCTGGCTTGTAGTGATCTTCGCTGCAATACTACTTGTGAGTCCGTTTTGCATCGGTATCCTGCGTTGCACCTCGGCGCTCGCGCGTGCGCTCAGTACCATTGCCTTGCCAGAAGCAGAGGCAAGAGCTGATCTGGCCGATGCCCCACGACGTGCTCTCATCATCACACTGGAAATTGCCCTTCTTCTGCTTATTGGGATTCCGTTGATTGCACTGACACAGCCGTTCTTGCCACCGCTGCCTGGGCCAATAGCGATGGGCACTCTTATTCTCGTTCTCGCCGTTGCTCTGTGGCGGAGCACAACCAACCTGCAGGCGCATGCACGTGCTGGAGCACAAGCGATTGTCGAAGTCTTAGCCCGACAACTGGGGAGCAAATCTGTAGCACCCGGAGACGCAAATTCTGATCTGGAGCAACTCCATCAACTGCTCCCTGGTCTGGGCGCTCCTCGACCTATCCGCATTCGGAGGGACACAAACGCAGTCAATAAGACGCTCGCTGAACTGAATTTACGCGGCCTCACTGGCGCTACTGTGCTGGCCATTATCCGCGAGCACGATGGCGTGCTCATTCCCACTGGTCGCGAGACCCTTCAGGCTGGAGACCTTCTCGCAGTCGCGGGAACGACTGACGCTATCGCTGGTGCTGAACAGCTTTTAGCACAGTCTATTTTGGAGCAAGAAACAGCGACGGGCGCACTTCGAGAAGGATAAGAGGGCCTGCAGGGGTGTATTGCAATACGCCCCTGCGCAGCGGCAAATCGTATCAACCGTCAGCACCATACTTGAGCTATCGTTGCGACAACCACGCCATGATTGCCTTTTGGACGTGCAAGCGATTTTCCGATTGTTCCAGCACAACAGACTGTGGACTCTCAAGCACGTCAGCCGTGATCTCTTCACCGCGATGGGCTGGCAAACAGTGCATAACGAGTGCGTTCTTTCTTGCCTTCGCCATGACGCGCGCATTGACTTGGTAACCTTTGAACGCCTGCAATCGTTTCTCGCGTTCGTCCTCTTGGCCCATGCTCGTCCAGACATCGGTATAGACGGCGTCGGCGTCGCGCACTGCTTCCTCTACTGAGGACGTCACTGTTACTTGCGCACCATTCTTCCGTCCCCGCTTGAGAACTTCTGCATCGGGTTCGTAGCCCGCTGGGCATGCTAGCGCAAAGTGGAAGGGAAACTTACTTGCAGCATTGATCCAAGAGTTCACGACATTGTTACCATCGCCAACAAATGTCACTTTCAGTCCATCGAGCTGGCCTCGTTGCTCGATCAAGGTCAAACAATCGGCCAAGATCTGGCATGGATGTAACAAGTCTGAAAGTGCATTGATGACCGGGACTGTCGCATGTTCGGCCAGCTCAACAATAGTTGCGTGCGCAAACGTGCGTGCCATGATCAGATCAACCCAGCGCGATAAATTCTGCGCCACATCGGCAACGGTCTCACGGGTGCCGAGGCCAATATCCTGCGGTGCTAAGTAGACCGCGTGACCACCGAGTTGACCGATACCAACCTCGAACGTGACACGTGTCCGCAGGCTTGGTTTCTCGAAAATCATCGCCAGCGTTTTACCGGCCAGCAGCGGATGTGGCCACCCTGTCCGACGATCAGCCTTGAGTCGTTGCGCCAGTGTAATGATCTCTTCGAGTTGCGCGCGAGTTAAGTCGGCAATACTGATAAGATCTCGTTTACGATCGGTACTTCTTCTCTTCATCATGTGCGTGTCACACCGTTTTCAGCACCTTCTCAAGGATCGCCATACCTTCATCGATTTCCGCTTTTGTCACAATCAGTGGCGGAATGAAGCGTAGCACTTTCCCAGCAGTGCAGTTAATCAATAAGCCCTCTCTGAGGCAGGCATCGGCAATCGCCACGCCCTCGCGATCTAACTCTGCGCCGAGAATGAGGCCACGACCACGAATCTCTTTGATGAAGGGGAACTTCGCTTTTAACCCTTGCAGCTTGCTGACGAAGTAATCTCCCATCGCTCGGCAGTTTTCCAATACACCACCTAGAAGCGTGGTCACCACCGCTACGCCTGCCGCACACGCTACAGCGTTGCCACCAAAGGTTGAGCCGTGACTGCCCAAACTGAAACTTTCGGCCACTTCCCGGCGGGCTAACATCGCACCGATGGGAA
It contains:
- a CDS encoding DUF3592 domain-containing protein, yielding MRKPRYEFVFVGIVFLLVDSYFSYGIVTSYLRQLRASQTYVPVAATVVASEIVERGSNRTTHGTSFSPRIVYRYTVEGKEFESHRYFFSGQGWSDRDSAQAVTDQYPVGQRVQAYINPQNPREAVLNPTEPRAGSLVVAGVFLLIALFPIVYGLRGRTEN
- the argF gene encoding ornithine carbamoyltransferase, giving the protein MKRRSTDRKRDLISIADLTRAQLEEIITLAQRLKADRRTGWPHPLLAGKTLAMIFEKPSLRTRVTFEVGIGQLGGHAVYLAPQDIGLGTRETVADVAQNLSRWVDLIMARTFAHATIVELAEHATVPVINALSDLLHPCQILADCLTLIEQRGQLDGLKVTFVGDGNNVVNSWINAASKFPFHFALACPAGYEPDAEVLKRGRKNGAQVTVTSSVEEAVRDADAVYTDVWTSMGQEDEREKRLQAFKGYQVNARVMAKARKNALVMHCLPAHRGEEITADVLESPQSVVLEQSENRLHVQKAIMAWLSQR
- a CDS encoding potassium transporter → MHEAHHFLINLALVLCTAAVTTALFQRLRQPVVLGYLLAGAIVSPHTPFPLFADEKTVHALSELGVILLMFSLGLEFSLAKLLRVGPTSGLVAVIECSLMLWFGYLTGQMFGWTVIESLYTGALIAISSTTILVKAFAEQKVRGKLTDIVFGILIVEDLIAILLLAIFTTISGGATLTAENLALTAGKLAVFLILVIGGGLLIIPHLIRAIVRLDRPETTVVTSVGYAFAFALIANAVGYSVALGAFLAGALVAESGEAQAVEHLVQPVRDIFAAVFFVSVGMLINPILVADHWIAVVILIALVVVGKLIGVAIGVFLTGEGIRTSIQAGMSLAQIGEFSFIIAAVGLSSGATGPFLYPIAITVSATTALLTPWLIRASDPLATYIDRRLPKPVQTFAALYGTWVEQLLTQPSEPTVGRRTRRLARFLLVDAALLATITIVTAIWGAHLSAFISTKLAIPDQFAWLVVIFAAILLVSPFCIGILRCTSALARALSTIALPEAEARADLADAPRRALIITLEIALLLLIGIPLIALTQPFLPPLPGPIAMGTLILVLAVALWRSTTNLQAHARAGAQAIVEVLARQLGSKSVAPGDANSDLEQLHQLLPGLGAPRPIRIRRDTNAVNKTLAELNLRGLTGATVLAIIREHDGVLIPTGRETLQAGDLLAVAGTTDAIAGAEQLLAQSILEQETATGALREG